In Luteitalea sp. TBR-22, one genomic interval encodes:
- a CDS encoding sensor histidine kinase: protein MIPITRRMALLVTTAALLPLLIFGIVAGVTLRATTRSSVLESHAAIAERAAEAIGLYLQSTEQIVRSAASYIVGTGLTRAQQDRVLWNHVMMERQIRSLTLYDAEGQPVASSLLTGTPPPLPARITSDFALLPVDLDADELPRTRMTLRLSEPLAPYLVAELKLEELWRVVDGVTVGARGRALLVDESGRIIADGRRGGKARIARGERLGDHPLAASGTPGSARYVRGDGVEVLAVSSAPMALGWRVIVEQPAEDAFRPARDLERQLLLFVTLALLANIAIGIAAGRSLLRPISDLLAGIRAIGEGRLDERVHITRDDEFRLLGEAFNATADKLGELQQSAIRQERQAMFGRIAAGLVHDLSHPIQNINNNCKLVLQMHDDPEYRATFARLVKREFSTIQRTFEDLRNLARPIPLERFAVDTGKLVLDVVERMQAQASVAGVTVAAGVLPSQPVYVEGDLFALGRVLRNLVLNALQATPPGGRVWIEVSGDERRATISVNDTGCGIPADRVQAIFEDFVTTKRRGLGLGLAISRKVVEQLGGSISVESVVGEGSSFTLSFPRLTRITTG from the coding sequence ATGATCCCGATCACCCGCCGGATGGCACTGCTGGTCACCACCGCTGCGCTCCTCCCGCTCCTCATCTTCGGCATCGTCGCCGGGGTGACGCTGCGCGCGACGACGCGGAGCTCGGTGCTCGAGTCGCACGCCGCCATCGCCGAGCGCGCTGCCGAGGCGATCGGCCTGTACCTGCAGTCCACCGAGCAGATCGTGCGATCGGCCGCGTCATACATCGTCGGCACGGGCCTCACCCGCGCGCAGCAGGATCGCGTGCTGTGGAATCACGTGATGATGGAGCGGCAGATCCGGTCGCTCACGCTGTACGACGCGGAGGGGCAGCCGGTGGCCAGCAGCCTCCTGACGGGCACGCCGCCGCCGCTGCCGGCGCGGATCACCTCGGACTTCGCGCTGCTGCCGGTCGACCTCGACGCCGACGAGTTGCCGCGCACGCGGATGACGCTGCGCCTCAGCGAACCGCTCGCGCCGTATCTCGTCGCCGAGCTGAAGCTCGAGGAATTGTGGCGGGTGGTGGATGGGGTCACCGTCGGCGCCAGGGGCCGCGCGCTCCTGGTGGACGAGTCGGGACGCATCATCGCCGACGGCCGGCGCGGCGGCAAGGCGCGCATCGCGCGGGGCGAGCGCCTCGGCGATCATCCGCTGGCGGCGAGCGGCACCCCCGGCTCGGCGCGCTACGTCCGCGGCGACGGCGTGGAGGTGCTGGCGGTGTCGAGCGCGCCCATGGCGCTCGGGTGGCGCGTGATCGTCGAGCAGCCGGCTGAGGACGCCTTCCGTCCGGCGCGGGACCTCGAGCGCCAGTTGCTGCTCTTCGTGACGCTGGCGCTGCTGGCCAACATCGCCATCGGCATCGCGGCGGGTCGATCGCTGCTGCGGCCGATCTCGGACCTGCTCGCGGGCATCCGCGCCATCGGCGAAGGTCGCCTCGACGAGCGCGTGCACATCACGCGCGACGACGAGTTCCGGCTGCTCGGCGAGGCGTTCAACGCGACGGCCGACAAGCTCGGCGAGCTGCAGCAGTCGGCGATCCGGCAGGAGCGTCAGGCGATGTTCGGCCGCATCGCCGCCGGCCTGGTGCACGACCTCTCGCATCCCATCCAGAACATCAACAACAACTGCAAGCTCGTGCTGCAGATGCACGACGACCCGGAGTACCGCGCGACGTTCGCGCGGCTGGTCAAGCGCGAGTTCTCGACCATCCAGCGCACGTTCGAGGACCTGCGCAACCTGGCGCGGCCGATCCCGCTCGAGCGCTTCGCGGTCGACACGGGCAAGCTGGTGCTCGACGTGGTCGAGCGGATGCAGGCGCAGGCGTCGGTGGCCGGCGTCACGGTCGCCGCCGGCGTCCTGCCGTCGCAGCCGGTCTACGTCGAGGGCGATCTCTTCGCGCTCGGCCGCGTGCTGCGCAACCTGGTGCTGAACGCGCTGCAGGCCACGCCGCCGGGCGGGCGCGTGTGGATCGAGGTGTCGGGCGACGAGCGACGCGCGACGATCAGCGTGAACGACACGGGCTGCGGCATCCCGGCCGATCGCGTGCAGGCCATCTTCGAGGACTTCG